The following are encoded in a window of Salinibacter ruber DSM 13855 genomic DNA:
- a CDS encoding SAM-dependent methyltransferase, with the protein MSWYEEWFWSDAYTRVYDHRDDAEAEQLVDLIEHEIAPASGAHILDIGCGRGRHARALVRRGWQVTGLDLSEDAVAAARSRVADDDLDVRASFRVGDMRTPVCDGCADGVVNLFTSFGYFDADAENERALAAMATALRPGGWFLQDFLNAPQVAESLGASVYETEDGRTIHQDRWIEDGRVNKKITVRQNGHTETFQESVRLYTRSDLTAMYERVGLEVVALFGDYDGGNYVPDESPRLLLHAVRPT; encoded by the coding sequence ATGTCCTGGTACGAAGAATGGTTCTGGAGCGACGCGTACACCCGCGTCTACGACCACCGAGACGACGCGGAGGCCGAGCAGCTGGTCGACCTGATTGAGCACGAGATCGCCCCGGCCTCGGGGGCCCACATCCTGGACATCGGCTGCGGCCGGGGCCGGCACGCCCGGGCCCTCGTCCGGCGCGGCTGGCAGGTCACCGGCCTCGACCTCTCGGAGGACGCCGTCGCCGCGGCGCGCTCGCGGGTGGCCGACGACGACCTGGACGTACGGGCCTCCTTCCGGGTGGGCGACATGCGCACCCCGGTGTGCGACGGGTGCGCGGACGGCGTCGTCAACCTGTTCACGTCCTTCGGCTACTTCGACGCGGACGCCGAGAACGAGCGTGCCCTCGCGGCCATGGCGACGGCCCTGCGGCCCGGCGGGTGGTTTCTCCAGGACTTCCTGAACGCCCCTCAGGTCGCCGAGTCGCTGGGGGCCTCCGTGTACGAGACCGAGGACGGCCGCACCATCCACCAGGACCGCTGGATCGAGGACGGCCGGGTCAACAAGAAGATCACCGTCCGCCAGAACGGCCACACGGAGACCTTTCAGGAGAGCGTGCGCCTATACACCCGGTCCGACCTCACGGCGATGTACGAACGGGTGGGCCTGGAGGTCGTGGCCCTGTTTGGGGACTACGACGGAGGGAACTACGTGCCCGACGAGAGCCCGCGCCTCCTGCTCCATGCCGTGCGCCCGACGTGA
- a CDS encoding dipeptidase produces MDTALTYADSHADRFVSELEELLRIPSVSTDSAYDDEVERAAEWLADHFDGIGMEHTEIIETDGHPLVYAEHITAPDKPTVVVYGHYDVQPPDPLEEWSTDPFDPIRHDGALYARGACDDKGQMFMHAKAAEAYLSAEGDLPVNLKYIIEGEEETGSMAIETYVREQGERLDGDVVLVSDTAMFSPETPSITYGLRGLAYAEITLEGPNRDLHSGNYGGAVDNPANALSRLVAGLHDDDHRIAIPRFYEDVRDLTAAERETYAALPFDEAAWQDAIGIDDVRTEGDYTTLECLSARPTLDVNGIWGGYTGEGAKTVLPSKAHAKISMRLVPDQQLGDVYDKLEAHLEAEVPDTMTLSVRRLHGGEPVLVDPSAPPMQAAKDAMGEVRGTDPVFVRNGGTIPVVADFQNHLGLDSVLMGFGLDSDAIHSPDEHFGLDRFHQGIQAIIRFHDHYAAMA; encoded by the coding sequence ATGGACACTGCGCTCACCTACGCCGACAGCCACGCCGACCGGTTCGTCAGTGAGCTCGAAGAGCTTCTGCGCATCCCGTCGGTCAGCACCGACTCCGCCTACGACGACGAGGTGGAACGGGCCGCCGAGTGGCTCGCCGACCACTTCGACGGCATCGGGATGGAGCACACCGAGATCATCGAGACCGACGGCCACCCCCTCGTCTACGCCGAGCACATCACCGCCCCCGACAAGCCGACCGTCGTCGTGTACGGCCACTACGACGTGCAGCCGCCCGACCCGCTGGAGGAGTGGTCCACCGACCCGTTCGATCCGATCCGGCACGACGGCGCCCTGTACGCCCGCGGCGCGTGCGACGACAAGGGCCAAATGTTCATGCACGCCAAGGCCGCCGAGGCGTACCTGTCGGCCGAGGGCGACCTTCCGGTCAACCTCAAGTACATCATCGAGGGCGAAGAGGAAACCGGCTCGATGGCAATCGAGACGTACGTCCGCGAGCAGGGGGAGCGGCTCGACGGCGACGTCGTCCTCGTCTCGGACACGGCCATGTTCTCGCCGGAGACGCCGTCGATCACGTACGGCCTGCGCGGGCTGGCCTACGCCGAGATCACCCTGGAGGGCCCGAACCGGGACCTTCACTCCGGCAACTACGGCGGCGCCGTGGACAACCCGGCCAACGCGCTCAGTCGCCTCGTTGCCGGCCTGCACGACGACGACCACCGCATCGCCATCCCCAGGTTTTACGAGGACGTGCGCGACCTGACGGCGGCCGAGCGCGAGACCTACGCCGCCCTTCCGTTCGACGAGGCGGCCTGGCAGGACGCCATCGGCATCGACGACGTGCGGACCGAGGGCGACTACACGACGCTCGAATGCCTCTCGGCCCGCCCCACGCTCGACGTGAACGGCATCTGGGGCGGCTACACCGGCGAGGGCGCCAAGACGGTGCTCCCGTCGAAGGCCCACGCGAAGATTTCGATGCGCCTCGTGCCCGACCAGCAGCTGGGGGACGTCTACGACAAGCTGGAGGCCCACCTGGAGGCGGAGGTGCCCGACACGATGACCCTCTCGGTGCGGCGGCTGCACGGCGGCGAGCCGGTGCTCGTCGACCCCTCCGCCCCGCCGATGCAGGCCGCCAAGGACGCCATGGGCGAGGTGCGCGGCACCGACCCGGTGTTCGTGCGCAACGGCGGCACGATCCCGGTGGTGGCGGACTTCCAGAACCACCTGGGCCTGGACAGTGTGCTCATGGGCTTTGGGCTCGACTCCGACGCCATCCACTCGCCCGACGAACACTTCGGCCTCGACCGCTTCCACCAGGGAATCCAGGCCATCATCCGGTTCCACGACCACTACGCCGCGATGGCCTGA
- a CDS encoding lysylphosphatidylglycerol synthase transmembrane domain-containing protein, whose protein sequence is MSSSSPVASPPPTDDDSPQDPPRPRTAGSTRNIVVSLLLSALVLAAVGALTFDAGAFGRLLQHLRPELLAAAVAVAFARIGLGGWRLSQVSEGRLSLRSGTRGQLAWDFFSSVTPSVVGGGPVAAFYVARDEDLAVGESAAFLFFCVLLDQLWFLVAIPLLVLATFAIDLLPSAAGAVGGWSLLAYFGGLLLWAGLYAYATLVRPRLLVAVADWCVRWPYLRRFRETVMPEMRAYFRRARHLGSRPPAFYASGFALTALTWLARYALVYLIVRSVHAADGTLLFARSAAMMLVGLVMPTPGGSGGLEGLYALFIGPLMPEALLAPTLLTWRLLGYYLFIALGAYLFLHQLHQRRADGAPPH, encoded by the coding sequence ATGTCCTCTTCTTCGCCCGTTGCGTCCCCGCCCCCTACGGATGACGACTCCCCTCAGGACCCGCCTCGGCCCCGCACCGCCGGCTCCACCCGCAACATTGTGGTGTCCCTCCTGCTGAGCGCCCTGGTGCTGGCCGCGGTCGGGGCCCTCACCTTCGACGCCGGCGCCTTCGGCCGCCTCCTCCAGCACCTCCGCCCGGAACTGCTGGCCGCGGCCGTCGCCGTCGCCTTCGCCCGCATCGGCCTCGGGGGCTGGCGCCTCAGCCAGGTCTCCGAAGGCCGCCTCTCCCTCCGGAGCGGCACCCGCGGCCAACTGGCCTGGGACTTCTTCTCCAGCGTCACCCCCTCGGTCGTCGGCGGGGGGCCGGTGGCCGCCTTCTACGTGGCCCGCGACGAGGACCTCGCGGTCGGCGAGTCGGCCGCCTTCCTGTTCTTCTGCGTTTTGCTGGACCAGCTCTGGTTCCTGGTCGCCATCCCGCTGCTGGTCCTGGCCACCTTTGCCATCGACCTGCTGCCCAGCGCCGCCGGCGCGGTCGGGGGGTGGAGCCTGCTTGCCTACTTCGGGGGCCTGCTGCTCTGGGCGGGCCTCTACGCCTACGCCACCCTGGTGCGCCCCCGCCTGCTGGTGGCGGTGGCCGACTGGTGCGTCCGGTGGCCCTACCTGCGCCGCTTCCGCGAGACGGTCATGCCGGAGATGCGGGCCTACTTCCGGCGGGCGCGCCACCTCGGGAGCCGCCCCCCCGCCTTCTACGCCTCCGGCTTCGCCCTGACGGCCCTCACCTGGCTTGCCCGCTACGCCCTCGTTTATCTCATCGTCCGCAGCGTCCACGCGGCCGACGGAACGCTTCTCTTTGCCCGCTCGGCGGCGATGATGCTGGTGGGCCTGGTCATGCCCACCCCCGGGGGCTCCGGCGGCCTGGAGGGCCTCTACGCCCTCTTCATCGGCCCGCTGATGCCGGAGGCGCTCCTGGCCCCGACCCTCCTGACCTGGCGCCTGCTGGGCTACTACCTCTTCATCGCGCTCGGGGCCTACCTCTTCCTCCACCAACTGCACCAGCGACGGGCCGACGGGGCCCCCCCGCACTGA
- a CDS encoding zinc transporter yields the protein MPCRTTCRWGGGGLGIALGIVGGFAIHTGLSPQASEGEAASIPVVWVLTMHSLGAGLVIGAVYATMPALGAVLGLAIVSHKGPAGYAAARRLRRRGASVLLLLAPAAAVCIAAVPVGLIDPPTSDAFHAVVFGAATGLFLHVAIDFLPRCGWGSELSRAARVRPDSQSGPTARRVGNVRHHAVWSTLAGSMLVVGAWALL from the coding sequence ATGCCGTGTCGCACGACGTGTCGTTGGGGGGGCGGGGGGCTTGGCATCGCGCTCGGAATCGTCGGTGGGTTCGCGATTCATACCGGCCTTTCCCCCCAAGCGTCCGAGGGGGAGGCCGCGTCGATTCCGGTCGTCTGGGTGCTGACGATGCATTCGCTGGGGGCCGGTCTCGTCATCGGGGCGGTTTACGCGACGATGCCGGCCCTCGGGGCCGTCCTCGGTCTTGCCATCGTGTCCCACAAGGGCCCGGCCGGGTACGCCGCGGCCCGACGGCTCCGGCGACGAGGGGCCTCCGTACTGCTTCTGCTCGCGCCCGCCGCGGCGGTCTGCATCGCTGCGGTCCCCGTTGGGCTGATCGACCCTCCCACGAGCGATGCGTTCCACGCCGTCGTGTTTGGCGCCGCCACGGGGCTGTTTCTGCATGTGGCCATCGACTTTCTCCCGCGGTGCGGGTGGGGCAGTGAATTGTCCCGCGCGGCCCGTGTGCGGCCGGACTCCCAATCGGGCCCGACCGCCCGACGGGTCGGAAACGTCCGCCACCACGCCGTGTGGAGCACTCTCGCCGGAAGCATGCTCGTCGTGGGGGCTTGGGCGCTCCTCTAG
- a CDS encoding GTP-binding protein: MSEKLPVTVLSGYLGAGKTTLLQHILHNAEDRRIAVIVNDMAEVNIDAALVDEQSDLVQTEESLVEMSNGCICCTMREDLLAEVKALADDGRFDHLVIESSGISEPMPVAVTFDLSDEFGHTLSEIAKIDTMVTVVDAHRFTEDFNSTDLLADRGQETGPDDERTLVDLLVDQVEFANVILINKTDLVSDEQVQFLTHVLRTLNPEATLVPTQHSEVDLGAIMGTEAFDFEAAQNMPGWVKELDGEHVPETAEYGITSFTYQARKPFHPRRFWDFFQGRWPGVVRAKGFFWLGTRDAMVGELSQAGRMRDQRPTGYWWAALPDEEWPDDPQTRALIADRWDEEYGDRRQELVFIGVDMDEAELRDRLDACRMTVEEEQACLDGEGAVADPFPTWGTHPSLA; encoded by the coding sequence ATGAGCGAAAAACTACCCGTTACCGTTCTCTCCGGCTACCTCGGCGCCGGCAAGACGACACTTCTCCAGCACATCCTCCACAACGCCGAGGACCGCCGCATCGCCGTCATCGTGAACGACATGGCCGAGGTCAACATCGACGCCGCGCTCGTCGACGAACAGTCGGACCTCGTCCAGACCGAGGAGAGCCTGGTGGAAATGTCGAACGGCTGCATCTGCTGCACGATGCGGGAGGACCTGCTCGCCGAGGTCAAGGCGCTGGCCGACGACGGCCGGTTCGACCACCTGGTGATCGAGTCGAGCGGCATCTCGGAGCCGATGCCGGTGGCCGTGACGTTCGACCTGTCCGACGAGTTCGGGCACACCCTGTCCGAAATCGCAAAAATCGACACGATGGTGACGGTCGTGGATGCGCACCGGTTCACCGAGGACTTCAACTCGACCGATCTGCTTGCGGATCGGGGGCAAGAGACCGGGCCGGACGACGAGCGGACCCTGGTCGATCTGCTCGTCGATCAAGTTGAGTTCGCGAACGTCATCCTGATCAATAAGACGGATCTCGTCTCCGACGAGCAGGTCCAGTTCTTGACCCACGTGCTTCGGACGCTGAACCCGGAGGCGACGCTCGTCCCGACCCAGCACTCGGAGGTCGATCTCGGCGCGATCATGGGCACGGAGGCGTTCGATTTTGAGGCCGCTCAGAACATGCCGGGGTGGGTCAAGGAACTGGACGGCGAGCACGTGCCGGAGACGGCGGAATACGGCATCACGAGCTTTACGTATCAGGCACGGAAGCCATTTCACCCACGGCGCTTCTGGGACTTTTTCCAGGGGCGGTGGCCCGGTGTCGTTCGGGCGAAGGGATTCTTCTGGCTCGGCACGCGCGACGCCATGGTGGGCGAGCTGTCGCAGGCGGGACGGATGCGAGACCAGCGCCCCACCGGCTACTGGTGGGCGGCCCTTCCGGACGAGGAGTGGCCGGACGATCCGCAGACCCGAGCGCTTATCGCTGACCGCTGGGACGAGGAGTACGGCGACCGGCGGCAGGAACTCGTCTTTATTGGCGTCGACATGGATGAGGCCGAGCTGCGGGATCGTCTGGATGCGTGCCGCATGACGGTCGAGGAAGAGCAGGCATGTCTCGACGGGGAGGGGGCCGTTGCCGACCCGTTCCCGACGTGGGGCACTCACCCGTCATTGGCGTAG
- a CDS encoding TonB-dependent receptor, whose product MSTRILVALSLLTFVVPIAEAQSTRSTVTGTVTDADGAPLPGAQIADVAFQRGTTAGPDGRYTLDGLPPGTHTLEIRFVGYQTAVREVTLQAGETREMNVSLEERVLETDGVTVTGTARARSTLRAPQDVDVMGTEDLQSGRSAALGELLQENVDGVSSIQTGAQAGKPVLRGLSGKRVVLLKDGIAQEYYQFGVRHFPTTNASEAERVEVVRGASSILYGSDALGGAINVISKPAPTTGVDAFEVGGSASTQYYTNNNERAVALDLSAAQGNVGWRVGAERRIAGNYHTPDAPTFSETKKGGTFGDPRYTGEVPFTNFEQWSTYGQVGLQGAFGTLQLYGDYWSNAQNFLLPAGGTPGQTPFPAAGLGQNLEHSNVVLKGNIVADGFVLKPRLSWQRSIRQSGAPGTNLGDIRDGGGLARFDYPLDLKTDIYTGRLEVAHPSIGSLSGTIGAEVQHQDADTRGPAELQPSARTWNTGVFFFEDLDLDPVTVSFGSRLDVRTVQAVPNDRTTESDQLENTYTTLSGAVGASYAFGDGVAIATNLSSGFRAPSVFELYASGVHGGVAAFQVGNPDLEPERSYSADLSLRVRRDRVTAEVTGYVNAIQDYIYLENTGEKGPNGNLPKFAADQTDALIPGIEATVETSPLPWLQVGGSAAVLDGTGDGLGADEGDDGELPLLPANTVSGFVRWVPADTGPLTNPQVELSLKRALDKDAAGRFEPFSQFDEGFGPPFGTASTRAYSVVNVEARTTLALGLGAPLTVSVGVDNLLDETYRDFLDTYKGYALSPGRDVQFSLSTSF is encoded by the coding sequence ATGTCGACCCGTATTCTTGTTGCCCTTTCTCTTCTCACCTTTGTGGTCCCCATCGCCGAGGCCCAGTCCACCCGCAGCACCGTGACCGGCACCGTCACGGACGCCGACGGGGCGCCCCTGCCCGGCGCCCAGATTGCCGACGTGGCGTTTCAGCGGGGCACCACCGCCGGCCCCGACGGCCGGTACACGCTCGACGGCCTTCCGCCCGGCACCCACACCCTCGAAATTCGGTTCGTCGGCTACCAGACGGCCGTCCGGGAGGTCACCCTTCAGGCCGGCGAGACCCGCGAAATGAACGTGTCGCTCGAGGAGCGCGTGCTGGAGACGGACGGGGTGACGGTCACCGGCACGGCCCGGGCCCGCAGCACGCTCCGCGCGCCGCAGGACGTGGACGTGATGGGGACCGAAGACTTGCAGAGCGGCCGCAGCGCCGCCCTCGGCGAACTGTTGCAGGAAAACGTAGATGGGGTGTCCTCCATCCAGACGGGCGCGCAGGCCGGCAAGCCGGTCCTCCGCGGCCTGAGCGGCAAGCGGGTGGTGCTTCTGAAAGACGGCATCGCCCAGGAGTACTACCAGTTCGGCGTGCGGCACTTCCCCACCACCAACGCGAGCGAGGCCGAGCGCGTGGAGGTGGTGCGCGGGGCCAGCAGCATCCTCTACGGCTCCGACGCCCTGGGCGGGGCCATCAACGTCATCAGCAAGCCCGCCCCCACCACGGGCGTCGACGCGTTTGAGGTGGGCGGGTCCGCGTCCACCCAGTACTACACGAACAACAACGAGCGGGCCGTTGCCCTTGACCTGAGCGCGGCGCAGGGCAACGTCGGCTGGCGCGTGGGCGCGGAGCGCCGCATCGCGGGCAACTACCACACGCCCGACGCCCCCACGTTTTCGGAAACGAAGAAGGGCGGCACCTTCGGCGATCCGCGCTACACCGGCGAGGTGCCGTTTACCAATTTCGAGCAGTGGAGCACCTACGGCCAGGTCGGCCTCCAGGGCGCGTTCGGGACCCTGCAGCTGTACGGCGACTACTGGTCGAACGCCCAAAACTTTCTGCTTCCCGCGGGCGGGACGCCGGGCCAAACCCCGTTTCCGGCCGCCGGCCTCGGCCAGAACCTGGAGCACAGCAACGTCGTGCTGAAGGGCAACATCGTCGCCGACGGCTTCGTGCTCAAGCCGCGCCTCAGCTGGCAGCGCTCCATCCGGCAGTCGGGGGCGCCGGGCACCAACCTGGGCGACATCCGTGACGGCGGTGGGCTGGCGCGGTTTGACTACCCGCTCGACCTCAAGACCGACATCTACACCGGGCGGCTGGAGGTGGCCCATCCCTCGATCGGATCCCTCAGCGGCACGATCGGGGCGGAGGTGCAGCACCAGGACGCCGACACGCGCGGCCCGGCCGAGCTGCAGCCGTCGGCACGCACGTGGAATACCGGCGTCTTCTTCTTCGAAGACCTCGACCTCGACCCCGTCACGGTCTCGTTCGGCAGCCGCCTGGACGTGCGCACCGTGCAGGCGGTGCCCAACGACCGCACCACCGAGTCCGACCAGCTGGAGAACACGTACACGACTCTCTCGGGGGCCGTGGGGGCCAGCTACGCGTTCGGCGATGGGGTCGCGATTGCCACGAACCTGAGCTCGGGCTTCCGCGCGCCCTCTGTTTTTGAGCTCTACGCGAGCGGCGTGCACGGCGGCGTGGCGGCCTTTCAGGTCGGCAACCCGGACCTGGAGCCGGAGCGCTCCTACAGCGCCGATCTGTCGCTGCGCGTGCGGCGCGACCGGGTGACCGCCGAGGTGACCGGCTACGTCAACGCCATTCAGGACTACATCTACCTGGAGAATACGGGCGAGAAGGGCCCAAATGGGAATCTTCCGAAATTTGCCGCCGATCAGACCGACGCCCTGATTCCGGGCATCGAGGCAACCGTCGAAACCAGCCCGCTGCCGTGGCTCCAGGTGGGCGGCAGTGCCGCCGTGCTTGACGGCACGGGCGACGGGCTGGGGGCGGACGAGGGCGACGACGGGGAGCTTCCGCTCCTTCCCGCCAACACCGTGAGCGGGTTCGTCCGCTGGGTCCCCGCCGACACGGGCCCGCTCACCAACCCCCAGGTGGAGCTCTCGCTGAAGCGGGCCCTGGACAAAGACGCCGCCGGCCGGTTTGAGCCCTTCTCGCAGTTCGACGAAGGCTTTGGCCCGCCGTTCGGGACCGCCTCGACCCGGGCCTACAGTGTCGTGAACGTGGAGGCCCGCACCACGCTGGCGCTGGGCCTGGGCGCGCCCCTCACCGTTTCGGTCGGCGTCGACAACCTGCTCGACGAGACGTACCGCGACTTCCTGGACACCTACAAGGGGTACGCCCTCTCGCCGGGGCGGGATGTGCAGTTCAGCCTGTCGACCTCGTTCTGA
- a CDS encoding NUDIX hydrolase yields the protein MPGSVVRVVDVYPYRESAVNPEFLLLRRAPGTEYAGQWRMVGGKIESGEAAWETAHREVTEETGHAPDRLWTLPSVNAFYEWQDDRVNLIPAFAAALPGDPVLDDEHDAFAWLPAEEAAGRLAWPEQQRLLRLADQTLRAGIPPQLVVRTPPE from the coding sequence ATGCCCGGATCTGTCGTCCGCGTCGTCGACGTGTATCCGTACCGCGAGTCGGCCGTAAACCCCGAGTTTCTGCTCCTCCGCCGCGCCCCCGGCACAGAGTACGCCGGGCAGTGGCGCATGGTGGGGGGCAAAATCGAGTCGGGGGAGGCGGCGTGGGAGACGGCCCACCGCGAGGTCACCGAAGAAACCGGCCACGCCCCCGATCGGCTCTGGACGCTCCCGTCCGTCAATGCCTTCTACGAATGGCAGGACGACCGCGTCAATCTGATTCCGGCCTTTGCCGCGGCCCTTCCCGGCGACCCGGTGCTCGACGACGAGCACGACGCGTTCGCCTGGCTCCCGGCCGAGGAGGCCGCCGGCCGACTGGCGTGGCCCGAGCAGCAGCGCCTCCTTCGCCTGGCCGACCAGACGCTCCGCGCCGGCATCCCGCCGCAACTGGTCGTACGGACGCCCCCCGAATGA
- a CDS encoding NUDIX domain-containing protein, with protein MRSDSISIRPGVAGVVVNDEGNILLHKRRVEHAWAPPSGAVNPGEDVRGALKRELREEACLEVEIDRFVGLYSDPAFQVVDDPAGDSIHFVTSLFACRVSDGRLEGSDEGLDWGWYEPEGLPDPLLPYAERWLTDTLAGHARPVVR; from the coding sequence ATGCGTAGCGATTCGATCTCCATTCGACCGGGCGTCGCTGGGGTGGTCGTCAACGACGAGGGCAACATACTGCTGCACAAAAGGCGAGTGGAGCACGCGTGGGCGCCGCCGAGCGGGGCCGTAAACCCCGGAGAAGACGTCCGTGGGGCGCTGAAGCGAGAACTGCGGGAAGAGGCGTGTTTGGAGGTTGAGATCGATCGGTTCGTCGGGCTCTACTCGGACCCCGCGTTCCAGGTCGTAGACGATCCCGCCGGGGACTCCATCCACTTCGTGACCAGTCTCTTTGCCTGTCGTGTGTCGGACGGTCGGCTCGAAGGATCAGACGAAGGACTCGACTGGGGATGGTATGAGCCGGAGGGGCTGCCGGACCCGCTGCTTCCCTATGCCGAACGGTGGCTGACCGACACGCTCGCGGGGCATGCGCGGCCCGTGGTCCGGTAG
- a CDS encoding HEPN domain-containing protein, which produces MSAETTVKISAGCKIRNYSESEAKQTAQVVRNRNVSARVSGPRDFYYQRAENLSDKTVVEIINSDQILSDERLSHEAKLAEAVLVASIVLQGDRSSFLSSVVGVREEFFDLNITKDARETSVSSTSQVEKEPSGLAVDSTAARRFRKNGFPDLYAIANGDSKLSTRLERSLGWLIQSRTDKSVSSAIVKTSTALETLVVIGREPTRRALSERGAYILSDDPDERRRISRAIKTFYSKRGNIVHGKGDVSDEETVRILEFGDRLSVLIALVLSSNGNKWENADDVRRHCDAVRWGEDRTCSRPWSRRYLNTALNRLP; this is translated from the coding sequence GTGAGCGCCGAAACCACTGTAAAAATATCTGCAGGATGCAAGATCCGAAACTATTCAGAATCGGAGGCAAAGCAAACAGCTCAAGTCGTACGGAATCGAAATGTCAGTGCCCGAGTCAGCGGTCCCCGTGATTTCTACTATCAGCGTGCCGAGAATCTGAGTGATAAGACGGTGGTAGAGATCATCAATAGCGACCAGATTTTGTCAGATGAAAGGCTGAGTCACGAAGCAAAGCTAGCAGAGGCTGTGCTGGTTGCAAGTATTGTCCTTCAGGGTGACAGAAGTAGTTTTCTAAGTAGTGTAGTTGGTGTCAGGGAAGAGTTTTTCGATCTGAATATCACCAAAGATGCTCGCGAGACGTCAGTTTCTTCGACCAGTCAGGTTGAGAAGGAGCCTTCAGGTTTGGCGGTGGATAGCACGGCTGCTCGACGGTTCCGGAAAAATGGATTTCCAGACCTCTATGCAATAGCGAATGGAGACAGTAAGCTCTCAACTCGGTTGGAGCGCTCTCTGGGTTGGCTAATCCAGTCGAGAACGGACAAATCGGTAAGTTCTGCAATCGTCAAGACTTCCACAGCTTTAGAGACTCTTGTCGTCATAGGTCGGGAGCCCACGCGACGCGCTCTCTCTGAGCGCGGAGCATACATTTTATCAGATGATCCTGATGAAAGACGACGTATAAGCCGTGCCATTAAAACGTTTTACTCAAAACGCGGAAATATTGTACACGGAAAGGGGGATGTATCAGACGAAGAGACAGTTCGTATTTTAGAATTTGGGGATAGACTATCGGTACTAATCGCACTGGTATTATCTTCCAACGGAAACAAATGGGAGAATGCAGATGATGTGCGACGACATTGTGATGCAGTGCGATGGGGAGAAGATCGGACTTGCTCTAGGCCATGGAGCAGGAGGTATCTCAATACAGCACTCAACCGTCTTCCATAG
- a CDS encoding head GIN domain-containing protein produces MLQPTSVLRTALFVGLLALPLHVAAAQESARETRSVEAFTAVEFRVPGTLHLRQGSDRSVEIEAPPAVLDQFETGVDDETLELPVDSDDTLFGGLFGDDASVDEKVDVYVTAPTIESVSLAGSGEIVGENQIEGETFGLSVAGSGRTRLDVNAEELDVQVAGSGTTMLEGQADALTTNIAGSGDLQAADLETRTMEVSIAGSGDVEVHVTDELDASIFGSGDVHYRGQPSVSTSSFGSGEVGPLE; encoded by the coding sequence ATGCTCCAACCCACATCTGTATTGCGTACCGCGCTGTTCGTGGGCCTTCTCGCCCTGCCCCTCCACGTCGCCGCCGCCCAGGAGAGCGCCCGGGAGACGCGCTCGGTGGAGGCGTTCACCGCCGTCGAGTTTCGGGTGCCCGGCACCCTGCACCTGCGGCAGGGAAGCGACCGGTCCGTCGAGATCGAGGCCCCGCCGGCCGTCCTCGACCAGTTCGAGACCGGGGTCGACGACGAGACGCTCGAACTCCCGGTCGACTCGGACGACACCCTGTTCGGCGGCCTCTTCGGCGACGACGCGTCCGTCGACGAGAAGGTGGACGTCTACGTGACCGCGCCGACGATCGAATCCGTATCGCTGGCCGGGTCGGGCGAGATTGTGGGCGAGAATCAGATCGAGGGGGAGACGTTCGGGCTCAGCGTCGCAGGGTCGGGCCGCACGCGCCTGGACGTGAACGCGGAGGAACTGGACGTGCAGGTGGCCGGCTCGGGCACCACGATGCTGGAAGGGCAGGCGGACGCCCTCACCACCAACATCGCCGGGTCGGGCGATCTGCAGGCCGCGGACCTCGAAACGCGGACGATGGAGGTGAGCATCGCCGGGTCCGGAGACGTGGAGGTGCACGTGACCGACGAGCTGGATGCCTCCATCTTCGGCTCCGGCGACGTGCACTACCGCGGACAGCCCTCCGTCTCCACGAGTTCGTTCGGAAGCGGAGAGGTCGGCCCGCTCGAGTAG
- a CDS encoding nuclear transport factor 2 family protein: MTRRLFPLLSVALLFVAGPLVPVASAQSDGPRMPAAEAAVRATLDALFDGMRAGDSTAVRDVFHDDARLHTAGGPSDTAGVSETPVDAFVAAVGQPRERVWDERTWDVAVRVDGPLASAWVPYVFYRGDERSHCGVNAVQLVRGPDGWRILQLTDTRRQACDVPPEVQKSR; this comes from the coding sequence ATGACGCGCCGTCTCTTCCCGCTTCTCTCTGTGGCGCTTCTCTTTGTGGCGGGGCCGTTGGTCCCGGTCGCGTCTGCCCAGTCCGACGGACCGCGCATGCCCGCGGCGGAGGCGGCGGTGCGGGCCACCCTCGACGCCCTCTTCGACGGGATGCGGGCCGGGGACAGCACCGCGGTCCGAGACGTCTTTCACGACGACGCCCGTCTGCACACCGCAGGGGGCCCGAGCGACACGGCTGGCGTGAGTGAAACCCCGGTCGACGCGTTCGTCGCGGCGGTGGGCCAGCCCCGTGAGCGCGTGTGGGACGAGCGCACCTGGGACGTGGCGGTCCGCGTGGACGGGCCGCTCGCAAGCGCCTGGGTGCCGTACGTCTTCTACCGCGGCGACGAGCGGTCGCACTGCGGCGTGAACGCGGTGCAGTTGGTGCGCGGGCCCGACGGCTGGCGGATTCTCCAGCTCACGGACACCCGGCGGCAGGCCTGCGATGTGCCCCCCGAGGTGCAAAAGTCGCGGTAG